One genomic window of Ottowia oryzae includes the following:
- a CDS encoding C40 family peptidase: MQKDVPAPADQAQWLLARARQPVMRLTGPHADLRPSISPDRRAWLAGGVALAAMALAGCASRPARPVASGGTGGAVGGTSGRRTPPTPAPATQAPLDLDPAAREASVAQAMLLVNTPYRYGGNTPEGGFDCSGLVAYVFHVVAAPATRRLPRSTAQWAAASVPVDDAALQRGDLVFFNTTGAAFSHMGIYVGQSQFVHAPSTGGTVRKDSVDSRYFGARYMGARRVFAA, translated from the coding sequence ATGCAGAAAGATGTCCCTGCACCAGCAGACCAAGCCCAGTGGCTTTTGGCCCGCGCGCGCCAGCCGGTGATGCGCTTGACTGGCCCTCACGCAGATCTTCGCCCGTCTATATCGCCTGATCGTCGCGCGTGGCTGGCGGGCGGCGTGGCCCTGGCGGCGATGGCATTGGCCGGGTGCGCCAGCCGGCCAGCGCGCCCCGTGGCGTCGGGCGGCACCGGCGGCGCGGTGGGCGGCACCAGCGGGCGCCGCACACCCCCCACGCCCGCGCCCGCCACGCAGGCTCCGCTGGATCTGGACCCCGCCGCGCGCGAAGCCAGCGTGGCGCAGGCCATGCTGCTGGTCAACACGCCGTACCGCTACGGCGGCAACACGCCCGAAGGCGGGTTTGATTGCAGCGGCCTGGTGGCCTACGTGTTTCACGTGGTCGCGGCGCCGGCCACTCGCCGCCTGCCGCGCAGCACCGCGCAATGGGCCGCCGCCAGTGTGCCCGTCGACGACGCGGCGCTGCAGCGCGGCGACCTGGTTTTCTTCAACACCACGGGTGCCGCGTTTTCGCACATGGGCATCTACGTGGGGCAAAGCCAGTTCGTGCACGCGCCGTCCACCGGCGGCACGGTGCGCAAGGACAGCGTGGACAGCCGCTACTTCGGCGCGCGCTACATGGGCGCGCGGCGCGTGTTCGCTGCCTGA
- a CDS encoding DUF488 domain-containing protein — protein MSIRIVRLGTPRAADEGTRIGTVRRPARGVPKADFARQNWYDVWYPNLSPTPELMKLALSTHAEPDSPQSQKDWARFVREFRHQMAEPDAARSIDVLAALSHGANFSVGCYCENEARCHRSVLRALLAERGADVAAS, from the coding sequence ATGAGCATTCGCATTGTTCGCCTGGGCACCCCGCGCGCCGCCGACGAAGGCACGCGCATCGGCACCGTGCGGCGGCCGGCGCGCGGCGTGCCCAAGGCCGATTTCGCCCGCCAGAACTGGTACGACGTGTGGTACCCCAACCTGTCGCCCACGCCAGAGCTGATGAAGCTGGCGCTGTCCACCCACGCCGAGCCGGACAGCCCCCAGTCGCAAAAGGATTGGGCGCGGTTCGTGCGCGAGTTCCGCCACCAGATGGCCGAGCCGGACGCCGCGCGTTCAATCGACGTGCTGGCCGCGCTGTCGCACGGGGCGAATTTCTCGGTGGGGTGTTATTGCGAGAACGAGGCGCGCTGCCATCGGTCGGTGTTGCGGGCGCTGTTGGCCGAGCGCGGGGCGGATGTGGCGGCCTCCTGA
- a CDS encoding c-type cytochrome — translation MKSLAVLLTATLLAATASAADAPAAPKVDLAKGSASFAAVCAACHGADGNSSVPTQPTLAEQHPEYLVKQLLEFKSGVRKDPVMQGFASTLSEADARNIAYWLATQKAKPGFAKNKDTVLLGERIYRGGIQDRRVPACAGCHSPNGAGIPAQYPRLAGQLSDYTVKQLTSFRDGGRTNNAPMHDVSAKMNDREIKAVADYIAGLR, via the coding sequence ATGAAGTCGCTTGCCGTCCTGCTGACCGCCACGCTGCTGGCCGCCACCGCTTCCGCCGCCGACGCGCCGGCAGCCCCCAAGGTTGATCTGGCCAAAGGCTCGGCCAGCTTCGCCGCCGTGTGCGCAGCCTGCCACGGCGCCGATGGCAATTCCAGCGTGCCCACCCAGCCTACCCTGGCCGAGCAGCACCCCGAATACCTCGTCAAGCAGCTGCTGGAATTCAAGAGCGGCGTGCGCAAAGACCCGGTGATGCAGGGCTTTGCTTCGACGCTGAGCGAGGCCGACGCGCGCAACATCGCCTACTGGCTGGCCACGCAAAAGGCCAAGCCTGGCTTTGCCAAGAACAAGGACACCGTGCTGCTGGGCGAGCGCATCTACCGCGGCGGCATCCAGGACCGCCGCGTGCCGGCCTGCGCGGGCTGCCACAGCCCCAACGGCGCCGGCATTCCGGCCCAATACCCCCGCCTGGCCGGCCAGCTGAGCGACTACACCGTCAAGCAGCTGACCAGCTTCCGCGATGGCGGCCGCACCAACAACGCGCCGATGCACGACGTGTCGGCCAAGATGAACGACCGCGAGATCAAGGCCGTCGCCGACTACATCGCCGGCCTGCGCTGA
- the yihA gene encoding ribosome biogenesis GTP-binding protein YihA/YsxC, translating to MASTADSQPRPGKPFAKPSALLTPAERDALGWLHTARFLTTAAQLVHLPELDVPEIAFVGRSNAGKSTAINTLTQQNQLAYASKKPGRTQHINLFSVGRQGTQDAVLADLPGYGYAAVPLADKVRWQRVMANYLVSRRNLAAVVMLCDPRHGLKELDEALLEVIRPRVEDGLQFRILLTKADKLTRSEQAKALQIARLQAGGGSVQMFSALKRQGVGEAALWLRQQVEATQQDMADDGGTADDGDDHPADDGAEDLPGED from the coding sequence ATGGCCTCCACTGCCGATTCCCAACCCCGCCCCGGCAAACCGTTTGCCAAGCCCTCTGCCCTGCTCACGCCCGCCGAGCGCGACGCCCTGGGCTGGCTGCACACCGCGCGCTTTCTGACTACCGCCGCCCAGCTGGTGCACCTGCCCGAGCTGGACGTGCCCGAAATCGCCTTCGTCGGCCGGTCCAACGCGGGCAAATCCACCGCCATCAACACGCTGACGCAGCAAAACCAGCTGGCCTACGCGTCCAAAAAGCCAGGGCGCACGCAGCACATCAACCTGTTCTCGGTGGGCCGCCAGGGCACGCAGGACGCGGTGCTGGCCGACCTGCCCGGCTACGGCTACGCCGCCGTGCCGCTGGCCGACAAGGTGCGCTGGCAGCGGGTGATGGCCAATTACCTGGTCAGCCGGCGCAACCTGGCCGCCGTGGTCATGCTGTGCGACCCGCGCCACGGCCTGAAAGAGCTGGACGAGGCGCTGCTGGAAGTGATCCGCCCGCGCGTGGAAGACGGCCTGCAGTTCCGCATCCTGCTGACCAAGGCCGACAAGCTGACCCGCAGCGAGCAAGCCAAGGCGCTGCAAATCGCCCGCCTGCAGGCCGGCGGCGGCAGCGTGCAGATGTTTTCCGCCCTCAAGCGCCAGGGCGTGGGCGAGGCCGCGCTGTGGCTGCGCCAACAGGTCGAGGCCACGCAGCAGGACATGGCCGATGACGGCGGCACCGCGGACGATGGCGACGACCACCCCGCTGACGATGGTGCGGAAGACTTGCCCGGCGAAGACTGA
- the metK gene encoding methionine adenosyltransferase — MANSFLFTSESVSEGHPDKVADQISDSILDAILAQDPRSRVAAETLTNTGLVVLAGEITTNAVVDYIQVARDTIKKIGYDNTEYGIDHKGCAVMVCYDKQSNDIAQGVDQASDDHLNTGAGDQGLMFGYACDETDTLMPAPIYYAHRLVERQAQLRKSGKLPFLRPDAKSQVTMRYVDGKPHSIDTVVLSTQHSPDQSETATKMKASFVEAVIEEIIKPVLPNEWLQNTKYLINPTGRFVVGGPQGDCGLTGRKIIVDTYGGACPHGGGAFSGKDPTKVDRSAAYAARYVAKNIVAAGLARQCQIQVAYAIGVAEPMNITVYTEGTGKIPDEQIAKLVREHFDLRPKGIIQMLDLLRPIYAKTAAYGHFGRDEPEFTWEQTDKAALLRASAGL; from the coding sequence ATGGCGAACAGCTTTCTCTTCACTTCGGAATCTGTCTCCGAAGGGCACCCAGACAAGGTAGCCGACCAGATTTCCGATTCCATCCTCGACGCCATCCTGGCGCAAGACCCGCGCAGCCGCGTGGCCGCCGAGACGCTGACGAACACCGGCCTGGTGGTGCTGGCGGGCGAAATCACCACCAACGCAGTGGTCGACTACATCCAGGTGGCGCGCGACACGATCAAGAAGATCGGCTACGACAACACCGAGTACGGCATCGACCACAAGGGCTGCGCCGTGATGGTCTGCTACGACAAGCAGAGCAACGACATCGCGCAGGGCGTGGACCAGGCCAGCGACGACCACCTGAACACCGGCGCTGGCGACCAGGGCCTGATGTTTGGCTACGCCTGCGACGAGACCGACACGCTGATGCCCGCGCCGATCTACTACGCGCACCGCCTGGTCGAGCGCCAGGCGCAGCTGCGCAAGAGCGGCAAGCTGCCCTTCCTGCGCCCTGACGCCAAGAGCCAGGTCACGATGCGCTACGTGGACGGCAAGCCCCACAGCATCGACACCGTGGTGCTGTCCACCCAGCACAGCCCCGACCAGAGCGAGACGGCGACCAAGATGAAGGCCAGCTTCGTCGAGGCGGTGATCGAAGAAATCATCAAGCCGGTGCTGCCCAACGAGTGGCTGCAGAACACCAAGTACCTGATCAACCCCACCGGCCGCTTCGTGGTGGGCGGCCCGCAGGGCGACTGCGGGCTGACGGGCCGCAAGATCATCGTCGACACCTACGGCGGCGCCTGCCCGCACGGCGGTGGCGCGTTCAGCGGCAAAGACCCGACCAAGGTGGACCGCAGCGCCGCCTACGCCGCACGCTACGTGGCCAAGAACATCGTGGCCGCGGGGCTGGCGCGCCAGTGCCAGATTCAGGTGGCGTACGCCATCGGCGTGGCCGAGCCGATGAACATCACCGTGTACACCGAAGGCACGGGCAAGATCCCCGACGAGCAGATCGCCAAGCTGGTGCGCGAGCATTTCGACCTGCGCCCCAAAGGCATCATCCAGATGCTGGACTTGCTGCGCCCGATCTACGCCAAGACGGCCGCCTACGGCCACTTTGGCCGCGACGAGCCGGAATTCACCTGGGAACAGACGGACAAAGCGGCCTTGCTGCGCGCGTCGGCCGGGTTGTAA
- a CDS encoding sugar kinase, whose translation MSEQARRRVVLVTRKTRLRDLIERHNTLAQARFYVEHLQADFADYVLEDERYARAHAQAMQALAAWGRYQVVERALLPNFVFSASDIVVALGQDGLVANTLKYLDKGQPLVGLNPDTARWDGVLLPFEAPQLADVLRRTDQGSAAVRSVTMAEARLSDGQRLLAVNDFFVGPRSHTSALYELKLGGRSELQSSSGVIVSTGMGSTAWIKSVVTGSVAVADALGHRQPCAFEPLPWGAPELLYAVREPFPSRHSQATLVFGRVSGHAPLTVRSRMADGGVIFSDGMEADFLRFGAGVEAVIAPSAISGQLVVG comes from the coding sequence ATGAGTGAACAAGCCCGCCGCCGCGTGGTGCTGGTCACGCGCAAGACACGCTTGCGCGATTTGATCGAGCGCCACAACACCCTCGCCCAGGCGCGCTTTTACGTGGAGCACCTGCAAGCGGATTTCGCCGACTACGTGCTGGAAGACGAGCGCTACGCCCGGGCGCATGCCCAGGCCATGCAGGCGCTGGCGGCCTGGGGGCGCTACCAGGTGGTTGAACGCGCTTTGTTGCCCAACTTTGTCTTTTCCGCGAGCGACATCGTCGTGGCGCTGGGGCAAGACGGCCTGGTGGCCAACACGCTGAAATACCTGGACAAGGGCCAGCCGCTGGTGGGCCTGAACCCCGACACCGCGCGCTGGGATGGCGTGCTGCTGCCCTTTGAAGCCCCGCAGCTGGCGGACGTGCTCCGCCGCACCGATCAAGGCAGCGCCGCCGTGCGCTCGGTCACCATGGCCGAAGCGCGCCTGTCCGACGGCCAGCGCCTGCTGGCGGTCAACGATTTCTTTGTCGGCCCGCGCAGCCATACCTCGGCCTTGTACGAGCTTAAGCTGGGCGGCCGCAGCGAATTGCAATCGTCGTCGGGGGTGATCGTGTCCACCGGCATGGGCTCTACCGCCTGGATCAAAAGCGTGGTGACCGGCTCGGTGGCGGTGGCCGACGCACTGGGCCACCGGCAACCCTGCGCTTTCGAGCCACTGCCCTGGGGCGCGCCCGAGCTGCTGTACGCGGTGCGCGAGCCGTTTCCCAGCCGCCACTCCCAGGCCACGCTGGTGTTTGGCCGCGTCAGCGGGCACGCGCCTTTGACGGTGCGCTCGCGCATGGCAGACGGCGGCGTGATCTTTTCCGACGGCATGGAGGCCGACTTTCTGCGCTTTGGCGCGGGCGTTGAGGCGGTCATCGCCCCGTCGGCCATCAGCGGCCAACTGGTGGTTGGCTAG
- a CDS encoding lysophospholipid acyltransferase family protein: MTAPEDSGASTDASTRANTAPSASDGAGREPQLRHPAITLMRLLAPLPLGVVRTLGAGLGHLLFAVARSRRRIALTNLRLCFPDWTEAERNAAARRNFVYFAQAFLDRAWLWHAKPEVVRQRLRLTGDVDALRQPGGVVIFAPHFYGMDAGGSAIMQQIARVSSTVYADQGGVLDEWMRQGRQRFGHVTPIARKAGMKPVVRALREGQLLYLLPDMDLGPEESVFVPFFGVPTATVPSVPRLAQLGRAHVVPVVTRLTPTGYDAHVHPTWTDYPTADPVADTALMNQRLEGYIRDMPDQYYWVHKRFKTRPVGTPSLY; this comes from the coding sequence ATGACCGCGCCCGAAGACAGCGGCGCATCGACCGACGCATCCACCCGCGCCAACACGGCGCCCAGCGCTTCGGATGGCGCCGGGCGAGAGCCCCAGCTGCGCCACCCCGCGATCACGCTGATGCGCCTGCTGGCGCCGCTGCCCCTGGGCGTGGTGCGCACGCTGGGCGCGGGCCTGGGGCACCTGCTGTTCGCTGTGGCGCGCTCGCGCCGGCGCATCGCGCTGACCAACCTGCGCCTGTGCTTTCCGGATTGGACCGAGGCCGAACGCAACGCCGCCGCGCGCCGCAACTTCGTCTACTTCGCCCAGGCGTTTCTGGACCGCGCCTGGCTGTGGCACGCCAAGCCCGAGGTGGTGCGCCAGCGCCTGCGCCTGACGGGCGACGTCGATGCGCTGCGCCAGCCGGGCGGCGTGGTCATTTTTGCGCCGCATTTCTACGGCATGGACGCGGGCGGCAGCGCCATCATGCAGCAGATCGCCCGCGTCTCCAGCACCGTGTACGCCGATCAGGGCGGCGTGCTGGACGAATGGATGCGCCAGGGCCGCCAGCGCTTTGGCCACGTCACGCCCATCGCGCGCAAGGCGGGCATGAAACCCGTGGTGCGCGCCCTGCGCGAAGGCCAGCTGCTGTACCTGCTGCCCGACATGGACCTGGGGCCGGAGGAATCGGTCTTCGTGCCCTTCTTCGGCGTGCCCACCGCCACCGTGCCCTCCGTGCCGCGCCTGGCCCAACTGGGCCGCGCCCACGTCGTGCCCGTGGTCACGCGCCTCACACCCACCGGCTACGACGCGCACGTGCACCCCACCTGGACGGACTACCCCACCGCCGATCCCGTGGCCGACACCGCGCTGATGAACCAGCGGCTGGAAGGCTACATCCGCGACATGCCCGATCAGTATTACTGGGTGCACAAGCGGTTCAAGACGCGGCCGGTTGGTACACCTTCGCTGTACTAA
- a CDS encoding SPFH domain-containing protein yields MFGIRYIKSQPTTHLMQFQKGRVVREGAGLAFFYYAPTTTLVAVPLASQDAGFILELVTRDFQSVTVQGQVTYRVADPRATAALMDFSLRPNGSQASEDPERLRERVVLQAKVVVHQAIEALALGDALKASAAIAATVQAQLAAQPEIRALGLEILGASVVAIKPTPDIARALEAQARENNLQAADIAVYQRRMAAVQNEREIRQNELDTEVAVEAKQRQIQEAQMEARAAVARRANALRQEQMGADVELEQQRKDLVASQADNTRALAEADAHRVRAVMQALDNADPRVVQALAAVGMQPSQLIAQAFGGIAERAERIGQLNVSPDLLSGLLRSADAPESSAASTRGSEAGARKSRQGGAS; encoded by the coding sequence ATGTTCGGAATCAGGTACATCAAATCGCAGCCCACCACGCACCTCATGCAGTTTCAAAAAGGCCGCGTGGTGCGCGAAGGCGCAGGGCTGGCTTTCTTCTACTACGCGCCCACCACCACGCTGGTGGCGGTGCCGCTGGCCAGCCAGGATGCGGGTTTCATCCTCGAGCTGGTGACCCGCGATTTCCAATCGGTCACCGTGCAGGGCCAGGTCACCTACCGCGTGGCCGACCCCCGCGCCACGGCAGCGCTGATGGATTTCTCGCTGCGCCCCAACGGCAGCCAGGCAAGCGAAGACCCCGAGCGGCTCCGCGAGCGCGTGGTGCTGCAGGCCAAGGTGGTGGTGCACCAGGCGATCGAGGCGCTGGCGCTGGGCGACGCGCTCAAGGCCTCGGCCGCCATCGCGGCGACGGTGCAGGCGCAGCTGGCCGCCCAGCCAGAGATACGCGCCCTGGGGCTGGAAATACTGGGCGCATCCGTGGTGGCGATCAAGCCCACACCCGACATCGCCCGCGCGCTGGAAGCGCAGGCGCGCGAGAACAACCTGCAGGCGGCGGACATTGCCGTGTACCAGCGCCGCATGGCCGCCGTGCAGAACGAACGGGAGATCCGCCAGAACGAGCTGGATACCGAGGTGGCCGTGGAAGCCAAGCAGCGCCAGATTCAGGAGGCCCAGATGGAGGCGCGCGCTGCCGTCGCCCGGCGCGCCAACGCCCTGCGGCAGGAACAAATGGGCGCCGACGTGGAGCTTGAGCAGCAGCGCAAGGACCTGGTCGCCAGCCAGGCCGACAACACCCGCGCCCTGGCCGAGGCCGACGCGCACCGCGTGCGCGCGGTGATGCAGGCGCTGGACAACGCCGATCCCCGCGTGGTGCAGGCGCTGGCGGCGGTGGGCATGCAGCCTAGCCAGCTGATCGCGCAGGCCTTTGGCGGCATTGCCGAGCGCGCTGAGCGCATCGGGCAGCTGAACGTTTCGCCCGATTTGCTCAGTGGCCTGCTCAGGTCCGCCGACGCGCCAGAGTCCAGCGCAGCCAGCACCCGCGGCAGCGAGGCGGGCGCCCGCAAAAGCCGGCAAGGGGGCGCATCATGA
- a CDS encoding low molecular weight protein-tyrosine-phosphatase, with translation MVCMGNICRSPTAEGVLAHRAALAGLGDRLQVDSAGTHDYHVGAPPDGRAQAHALRRGVDLSGQRARQLKSRDFHDFDLVLVMDDRNERAARALCAPADRAKLRRLTDFCRHHGADEVPDPYYGGDAGFEHVLDLIEDACDGLIAALKASDAPAKAA, from the coding sequence ATGGTGTGCATGGGCAACATCTGCCGCAGCCCCACGGCCGAGGGCGTGCTGGCGCACCGCGCCGCGCTGGCGGGGCTGGGCGACCGGCTGCAGGTGGATTCCGCCGGCACGCACGACTACCACGTGGGCGCGCCGCCGGATGGCCGCGCCCAGGCGCACGCCCTGCGCCGCGGGGTGGATTTGAGCGGCCAGCGTGCGCGGCAGCTCAAGTCGCGCGACTTTCACGATTTCGACCTGGTGCTGGTCATGGACGACCGCAACGAGCGCGCCGCCCGCGCGCTGTGCGCGCCCGCCGACCGCGCCAAGCTGCGCCGCCTGACCGATTTCTGCCGCCACCACGGCGCCGACGAGGTGCCCGACCCGTACTACGGCGGCGACGCGGGCTTTGAGCACGTGCTGGATTTGATCGAGGACGCGTGCGACGGCCTGATCGCCGCGCTGAAAGCGTCTGACGCGCCTGCCAAGGCGGCGTAG
- a CDS encoding alpha/beta fold hydrolase encodes MIETWTTELPHGITLSCRSAGERGRPVLMFLHGFPEAAFVWDELLAHFARPEHGGFRCVAPNLRGYERSSSPPEPEAYRAKHLNADIAALIAQECGAGGSLAALVAHDWGGALAWGLASLQPGLMQRLIIVNSPHPQTFWRGLRASPTQQAASAYMNFLIRPDAEALLAADDFARLWPFFDLMGARGAGPMQAASQRLDSGAAAKANGAGSHAGGNATSFGQPATLPTGAGWLTEPLRAQYRAVWQGDGSRPGAGLTGGLNYYRASPLRPPREGDPAAAAVDLPEDAFTVPMPTLVLWAMQDSALPPELIDGLERWVPDLRVARIADGTHWVVHEQPGRVAGSIEGFLLSEG; translated from the coding sequence ATGATCGAAACCTGGACCACCGAGCTGCCCCACGGCATCACCCTCAGCTGCCGGTCTGCGGGCGAACGCGGGCGCCCGGTGCTGATGTTTCTGCACGGCTTTCCCGAAGCCGCCTTCGTGTGGGACGAGCTGCTGGCCCATTTCGCCCGGCCGGAGCACGGCGGCTTCCGCTGCGTGGCGCCCAACCTGCGCGGCTACGAGCGCAGCAGCAGCCCGCCCGAGCCCGAGGCCTACCGCGCCAAGCACCTGAACGCCGACATCGCCGCGCTGATCGCCCAGGAATGCGGCGCGGGCGGCAGCCTGGCCGCGCTGGTCGCGCACGACTGGGGCGGCGCGCTGGCCTGGGGCCTGGCCAGTCTGCAGCCGGGGCTGATGCAGCGGCTGATCATCGTCAATTCGCCGCACCCGCAGACCTTCTGGCGCGGGCTGAGGGCCAGCCCCACGCAGCAGGCGGCCAGCGCGTACATGAACTTCCTGATCCGCCCCGACGCCGAGGCGCTGCTGGCGGCCGACGACTTTGCGCGCCTGTGGCCCTTCTTTGACCTGATGGGCGCGCGTGGCGCGGGCCCGATGCAGGCGGCCAGCCAGCGCCTGGACAGCGGCGCCGCAGCCAAGGCCAACGGCGCAGGCAGCCATGCAGGCGGCAACGCCACCTCATTCGGCCAGCCGGCCACGCTGCCCACCGGCGCAGGCTGGCTGACCGAGCCGCTGCGCGCGCAGTACCGCGCCGTTTGGCAGGGCGACGGCAGCCGCCCCGGCGCGGGTCTGACGGGCGGGCTGAACTACTACCGCGCCTCGCCCCTGCGCCCACCGCGCGAGGGCGACCCAGCCGCCGCGGCCGTGGACTTGCCCGAGGATGCGTTCACCGTGCCCATGCCAACGCTGGTGCTGTGGGCGATGCAGGACAGCGCGCTGCCGCCCGAGCTGATCGACGGGCTGGAGCGCTGGGTGCCCGATCTGCGCGTGGCGCGGATCGCCGATGGCACGCATTGGGTGGTGCATGAGCAGCCTGGGCGGGTGGCCGGGTCGATTGAGGGGTTTTTGCTATCGGAGGGATAG
- a CDS encoding lysophospholipid acyltransferase family protein has product MLRLYRLVARWPLPLLHAVGALLGWLTWLASPTYRRRVAANAALAGYAFADVRGAVAHAGRMVAETPRLWFGPPVPTQWQGTEAVDAAYAARKGVVFLTPHLGCFEITAQGLAERYHAEYGPITVLYRPARQAALSEVTETARRREGLETAPTNLSGVRQMIKALRAGRAVGLLPDQVPPEGQGVWSPVFGQPAYTMTLAARLLQQTGAVPLLVWGERLPRGQGFRVHFEPFPEPLSDDLDTAVAQINRAMESLIRQCPQQYLWGYGRYKQPRGTP; this is encoded by the coding sequence ATGCTTCGCTTGTACCGTTTGGTCGCCCGATGGCCCTTGCCGCTGCTGCACGCCGTGGGCGCACTGCTGGGTTGGCTGACCTGGCTGGCCTCGCCCACCTACCGGCGCCGCGTGGCGGCCAACGCGGCACTGGCCGGCTACGCCTTTGCCGACGTGCGCGGGGCCGTGGCCCACGCCGGACGCATGGTGGCCGAAACACCGCGCCTGTGGTTTGGCCCGCCCGTGCCCACCCAGTGGCAGGGCACCGAAGCGGTGGACGCCGCCTACGCCGCGCGCAAGGGCGTGGTGTTCCTCACCCCGCACCTGGGCTGCTTTGAGATCACCGCGCAAGGCCTGGCCGAGCGCTACCACGCCGAATACGGCCCCATCACCGTGCTGTACCGCCCCGCGCGCCAGGCGGCGCTGAGCGAGGTGACCGAAACCGCCCGCCGCCGCGAAGGGCTGGAAACGGCGCCCACCAACCTGTCTGGCGTGCGCCAGATGATCAAGGCGCTGCGCGCCGGCCGAGCCGTGGGCCTGCTGCCCGACCAGGTGCCGCCAGAAGGCCAGGGCGTGTGGTCGCCCGTGTTCGGCCAGCCCGCCTACACCATGACGCTGGCCGCGCGCCTGCTGCAGCAGACCGGCGCCGTGCCCCTGCTGGTGTGGGGCGAGCGCCTGCCGCGCGGGCAGGGCTTTCGCGTGCATTTCGAGCCCTTCCCAGAGCCGCTGAGTGACGACCTGGACACGGCTGTCGCCCAAATCAACCGCGCCATGGAAAGCCTGATCCGCCAATGCCCGCAGCAGTACCTGTGGGGCTACGGCCGCTACAAGCAACCGCGGGGCACGCCATGA
- a CDS encoding NUDIX hydrolase — translation MHREPGHDELDFPRPLVCVDVIVFTVMQGVLHVLLARRPSAPGEPFPGAPCLPGGFIDVARDDSLLQCALRKLHDKTGFSSPYLEQLGSWGNAARDPRGWSATHAYFALVPPPDMPVAAARDVEWVPVERAAQMALAFDHSEIFSAALGRLRGKVEYTSLPAFLLNEPFTLPELQHVYEAVLARPLDKSAFRKRMLDAGFLEPAGQVAQTVGRPATGYRVRERERAAIFPRTFRASEAAAD, via the coding sequence ATGCACCGCGAACCCGGCCACGATGAGCTCGACTTCCCCCGCCCCTTGGTGTGCGTGGATGTGATTGTTTTCACCGTCATGCAGGGCGTTTTGCATGTGCTGCTCGCACGCCGGCCCAGCGCGCCGGGCGAGCCTTTTCCTGGCGCGCCGTGCCTGCCGGGGGGCTTCATCGACGTGGCCAGAGACGACAGCCTTTTGCAGTGCGCGCTGCGCAAGCTGCACGACAAGACCGGGTTCTCTTCGCCTTACCTCGAGCAACTGGGCAGCTGGGGCAACGCCGCACGCGACCCGCGCGGATGGTCGGCCACGCACGCTTACTTTGCGTTGGTGCCGCCACCGGATATGCCCGTGGCCGCTGCGCGCGACGTGGAATGGGTGCCGGTGGAGCGCGCCGCGCAGATGGCCCTGGCGTTTGACCATTCGGAAATCTTCAGCGCGGCGCTGGGGCGCCTGCGGGGCAAGGTGGAATACACCTCGCTGCCCGCCTTTTTGCTGAACGAGCCGTTCACACTGCCTGAGCTGCAGCACGTGTACGAGGCCGTCCTGGCGCGCCCCTTGGACAAAAGCGCGTTCCGCAAGCGCATGCTGGACGCCGGCTTTCTGGAGCCCGCCGGGCAGGTCGCCCAAACCGTGGGCCGCCCGGCCACCGGCTATCGCGTGCGCGAGAGGGAGCGCGCGGCGATCTTTCCGCGCACGTTCCGGGCCAGCGAGGCTGCGGCCGACTGA
- a CDS encoding MBL fold metallo-hydrolase, translated as MFTDLFEEDGQAVQANQFLVIDGEQAALIDPGGNQAFNELLMGVGREFPPGKLTYLLASHADPDIIASLDRWMTSTPARLVISKLWERFAPYLTKFGKTQSRIIGVTDAGGVLPLGRSELVLLPAHFMHSEGNFHFYDPVSCILFTGDLGVSLISGVEAREFVTDLAPHIPRMEGFHRRYMASNKILRLWTRMARKLDVKMLVPQHGAPILGRQAIADFYDWLDGVNCGIDLVGESMYQYPSGAIDVK; from the coding sequence ATGTTCACCGACCTGTTTGAAGAAGACGGCCAGGCCGTGCAGGCCAACCAGTTTCTGGTGATCGACGGCGAGCAGGCCGCCCTCATCGACCCGGGCGGCAACCAGGCGTTCAACGAACTGCTCATGGGCGTGGGGCGCGAGTTTCCGCCCGGCAAGCTGACCTACCTGCTGGCGTCGCACGCCGACCCGGACATCATTGCCTCGCTTGACCGCTGGATGACCAGCACGCCCGCGCGGCTGGTGATTTCCAAGCTGTGGGAGCGCTTCGCGCCCTACCTCACCAAGTTCGGCAAGACGCAAAGCCGCATCATCGGCGTGACCGATGCCGGCGGCGTGCTGCCGCTGGGCCGCAGCGAACTGGTGCTGCTGCCCGCGCATTTCATGCACTCCGAGGGCAACTTCCACTTCTACGATCCGGTCAGCTGCATTCTTTTCACCGGCGATCTGGGGGTTTCGCTGATCAGCGGGGTCGAGGCGCGCGAGTTCGTGACCGATCTGGCCCCGCACATCCCGCGCATGGAGGGCTTTCACCGGCGCTACATGGCCAGCAACAAGATCCTGCGCCTGTGGACGCGCATGGCGCGCAAGCTGGACGTGAAGATGCTGGTGCCCCAGCACGGCGCGCCCATCCTGGGGCGCCAGGCCATTGCCGACTTCTACGACTGGCTGGACGGCGTGAACTGCGGCATCGACCTGGTGGGCGAAAGCATGTACCAGTACCCCTCCGGCGCCATCGACGTGAAATAA